Within the Microcebus murinus isolate Inina chromosome 16, M.murinus_Inina_mat1.0, whole genome shotgun sequence genome, the region gaactcctgaccttgagcaatcctccggcctcggcctcccagagtactgggattacaggcgtgagccaccgcgcccggccaagtgaATTAATTTTAGTCAGTTATGGTGCCAGATTGAGAAATTGACATTCCAGCAGAGATCTCAAGGATGAGGAAGAAATACTTTGAAAAGAGCTGGTTCTTCCCTCAGGAAGCCTTAATCAGGAAAGACATAGTAACAGGGCAATTACAGTGGGTCATGCTCCGACCCCATGTTTGCAAAATTGCTAAAATTCATTTGTAACCTCAGAATCAAATGATGATGTTCTTCATCATTTGCATGGGTAGAATGGCGGAAAATTTGAGTCACCTGATATGCATGTTCCCAGATGAGGTTGAACGCTAACTTCTTATTTTAGCTCTCactgtaaacaagtgtccttttcaaTCTATTTAGTGCCTTATTTTTACACGTTTGTGCTTGTTGatgattttgttgtttaaaatgaCAACCAAGtatagtgctgaagtgctgtctagtTTCCTAAGTGCACGAAAACTGTCATACCTTATGGAGATAACAGGTGTGTTGGATAAACttcattcaggcatgagttatggTGCTGTTGGCTCTGGGTTTGGTGCTAATTAATCAAGAATATatattaaggccgggcgcagtggcccacgcctgtaatcctaacactctgagaggccgaggcgggcggattgctcaaggtcaggagttcgaaaccagcctgagcaagagtgagacccccgtctctactaaaaatagaaagaaattaattggccaactaatatatatagaaaaaattagccgggcatggtggcgcatgcctgtagtcccagctactcgggaggctgaggcagcaggattgcttgagctcaggagtttgaggttgctgtgagcgaggctgacgccacgacactcactctagcccaggcaataaagcgagactctgtctcaaaatatatatatatatatatattaagcaaGGTGTcttcaaatacatacataaaacaaggttaGGTATTATTGATCAGTAGACCAAAATATTGTGGCCAGAAACTCTAGGAAAAACTGTATTTTCTGTAGGGGCAATGAGTTCATACTTACAAATTCAGTATCTATGTTGTTAGAACATAACAACAGCTTGTGAACGAGAATAACACCATCAGAAATAAGGACAGAACAAAAATATGTGGTATTCCATAGTTGGGAGCTTGTGAGAGGCTGGTGGGCAGGTCTTCCAAAAAGGCCTCTGTCACATAACACATTCAGATACAACAATGCTCGGCTCTGTTTATAGGTCCACGTCTGCATGCAGGGACAGGAAGCTCTCTTTTCTGAGAATATGCCCTTGAAAGAAGTCATTGTTCATCTTACAAAACAGTTGTCAGCGGGAGCCCCGACAGAAGAGAACATGGGATCACACTTCCAGACTCCCCATGGTACAGGACAAGGTGGGTGAGGCAAATCTGCACACCACAGGGGTGTTATGCCCCTTCTTGGATGCATCTTCATCGAGTAACTTCTTTATTTTCACAGGACAAGAAGATAAAGAAGACGGCTGCAATGTGTCTATGAAAACTACTCAAGTAAATGACAGTATTGCTAGTCAAGGCAATCGAATATCCTCCTTACTCATCATCCAGAAAGAGAGCGGTCCCAGGCCTGCAGGGGAAGGTGTTTCTTGTGAAAACCCGCACAACTTCAGAAGAGAAGGGCGAGGCATCTCCACGCCCCGGAAGGGGCCCCCTTATGAAGACGGCCCTGTGGATGCGGGGCCGGGGTCTCTCCCCACGCCAAGCCAGGCCTCCCCCGAGCCTGCTGCTGGCGACCAGGGCGACGAGGGCGACACCACACGTCGGGTACACCAAGAAAGAGTACAGGGGGCTCCAAAGTCACACCAATGTGAGAAATGTCCTAAGACCTTTAAATATCTCTGTCACTTCTTAGCCCaccaaagaagacacaaaaatgagAGGCCATTTGTTTGTTCTGAGTGTCAGAAAGGCTTCTTCCAGGTGTCGGACCTGCGTGTGCATCAGAAAATTCACACGGGAGAGAAGCCTTTTGCCTGCAGCGTGTGTCAGAAGTCCTTCAGCCACAAAACCAACCTGCGCGCTCATGTGAGAatccacacaggagagaagccctacGCGTGTTCCCTCTGCCACAGAAGCTACCGCCAGTCGTCCACGTACCACCGCCACATGAGGACGCACGAGAAAGTCACCCTGAAAAACGTTCCCTCCCCGCCAGAAGCTTCCTAAGCTACTGCCCGGTGTGATGCGTATAAATATGCATGCAAGCGTGTGTTCCGTGGTGCTTACCTGCTTAGAACATAAGGTATAATTTCCTGATTATGCTTGCCACTTATTGTCTCATTCTACTGAGACGTAAGGCTAATGAGGGCATGGagtttgtcagttttgttcactAAAGTATCTCCCCAAGTGCTTAGAAAAGTGGCTGACACATTTCCAGTGgccaataaatatctgttgaataaaggaatgaatctATGTTGATGTTTATTCCTTAAAATCCAGGAATGTGGCCAGGTGCccgtggctcatatctgtaatcccagcactttgggaggccaaagtgagaggatcaaggattgcttgaggctaggagttcaaggccagcctgggcaacacaacgagacccccccaccctgcccatctctacctcaaaaaaataaaaattaaaattagctggacacggTGAAGTGTGCTTGGATTGCTtgggcccaagaatttgaggttgcaatgaaccatgatggtgccactgcactccagcttgggcaacagagccagaccctgtcttaaaaaaaaaaaatccaggtatGTGGCTCACGTGAGAAGATAGTTGGTTCCAACTAAGAGGACACAAACGCCAGCTTACCATGCTACAGTGAGACTTTCCTTGCCCCGTCCTCACCCCACACCCTTTCACTCTGGTGCAGCCACACGGCTCCACAAAACGGGGAGACGCGTCAATCTGGAAGCTGGCCTTGGACGATGAAATGGACCTTTCATAAGCACATGAATTATGACAATTTAAATTCacttgaaatattaatagctacatTTGAAGCGAATATGACTGGTGGCTGAAAGCTGCAGATTGCTATTTTATTGACAAATAGTTACCAGAAAAgtcaaatgttttttcattaatttcttccaaAGATGGCAGTTAGCAAGAGAAGAGTAACTTATTCCTGATACCTGTTTAAAGGGTAGTTTGGAGAAAAAGAATTCTGAGCAGACCTGAGATAAAAGTGCATGTGCTGGTTGGTTTTGGGGGATACGTGTGTGAGCTGGTTTCTACTAGGGAATTGGGGCTCAAGCCCACAGACAAACTAGAGGGTGCCATAGAGAAACAGCTTAAATCATGGAAGCAGGCAACTCTGCGGCAAATTGTGACGCTTCCCTGATTCCCCCCGCTGCAGCCTCAAGACAGACATCTGGCTGTGAATAATTGTCACGGTGCAACCAAGCCCACTTATCCTCTTTCCTGGACTGTCTCTGGGTGttttgctattgtgaacattttttttttgagacagtgagtctcactgtgtttcccaggctagagtgagtgccgtggcgtcagcctggctcacagcaacctcagactcctgggctcaagcgatcctcctgcctcagcctcccgagtagctggactacaggcatgcgccaccatgcccggctaattttttctatatatattagttggccaattaatttctttctatttatagtagagacggggtcgcgctcttgctcaggctggtttcgaactcctgacctcgagcaatctgcccacctcacctcccagagtgctaggattacaggcgtgagccaccgcgcccggccgctatTGCATATGCTTCCTGGTACCCACgaaataaatttgttctttgaaaagatctcTTAAGAGGCAGGGACAAACTCAACGTGGCTTTTTAACCCATTCCAGCATGGTCAGCAACATAAAAAATGCTGAATGTCCACGTCTGCTCTAACACTTGGTGTGGCGACCGCTTTGACCTCCCTAACCAAACCCTAGGTGCAGTTTTTTGGAGTCAGTGGGTAAGATAAAGGATAAATAAAGATCCTTCCCTCCTTACCCGCATACAAGCGCAGTGCGCCTGGATTCTGCATGTCTAACGCACGTGACATTCCTCCCTGACACCCTGACAGGCTGATGTTGCTGGGTGTCTTACATGTCCTGAAATCAAAACTGCcgcatttccctgaaaataagacagggtcttatatttatttttcctcaagaagacaccctaggcttattttcagggggcgtgttatttttttttttaagtgaggtaCAACCATcgacattgattcaaatagagagAAGTCGTCTTCTTCCGAAGCATCaccatcactctccaaaccccgaatcccatcctgaatgtcttgcgactctgtttcctttagaccCACCGGCCCCATCTCTcccgtggagccacagagctgtcccgggcggatgagaagggctgctcggcgTCTTCCCGCTCCGCGAGGAcacgcatgggctgtgcagacggctgcgtggccacgccgtcaccagggctgattttcagggtggggcttctatcgcgcatgctcagacatcctgctggggcttgtttcaTGGGTAGCTCTTActttccgggaaacacggtagagACGTTTCTTGGACTGCAGGCGGATAGAGATGTCATAGAGCACCATAGTAGGTTTGAGTCGGGAGCGATGACTCCCTGGACAGAAGCTCAGCTGTAGTGAGAGAATTGTTTGAAAGGCTGAAGGGGACCCGGGCTGTCCTGGGAATCCTTGAGTAAAATCCGGTCTCTAGGCTGTAAGTGCTGCCTAGAGAACCTTCTTAAAGGTTCCTTTAAGAAgaggcccaggccgggcgcggtggctcacgcctgtaatcctagctctctgggaggccgaggcgggcggatcctttgagttcaggagttcgaaaccaacctgagcaagagcgagaccccgtctctactataaatagaaacaaattaattggccaactaatatatatacaaaaaaattagccgggcatggtggtgcatgcctgtagtcccagctactcgggaggctgaggcaggaggattgcttgagcccaggagtttgaggttgctgtgagctaggctgacgccacggcactcactctagcctgggcaacaaagtgagactctgtctcaaaaaaaaaaaaaaaaaaaaagaagaggcccAGTGAGTTTCCCTGGCGCAGGCGCACTGGGAGCCAAACCGACCTGCTAATTCTCTCTTCAAATCCggttttgacatttttatacGCCTGTCTCTTTTGTAATAGCCCTTAGGCCTAGAGAGGATGGGCCAGTTGGCATAGTTTAAATCTTGGAGATAACCCTGTTGTTTACTTAATACCACTTAAGTGGCTTTGAAAAGCAAAGCAGGAGGATtaacaatgttttaaataaaaagtcctAAAAATTTTAGTTCCTTCTGTGACATTTTCTAATGAAGTAAATCAAGGTCTGTAGTTGGTTATAAACTGTTGTTTAAGAAGACtcagaggggccgggcgcggtggctcacgcctgtaatcctagcactctgagagaccgaggcaggcggactgctcgaggtcaggagttcgaaaccagcctgagcaagagtgagaccccgtctctactataaatagaaagaaattaattggccaactaaaaaatatatatatagaaaaaattagctgggcatggtggcgcatgcctgtagtcccagctactcgggaggctgaggcaggaggatcgcctaagcccaggagtttgaggttgctgtgagctaggctgacgccacggcactctagcccaggcaacagagtgagactcagtctcaaaaaaaaaagggatctTTTAAATCTAGTCCTGTACAGTGGGTAGTGGAGGTGGGATGAGATAGGACAGTGTAAGGGTGAGGGACTAATGTGTGGATGGGTCTCACCACCTGGTTAATTAGTCTTAGATCTTGAACTAGGTAGTATAATCCATCTGGCTTTTTTTTACTGGCAGAATAGGGGTGTTTTATGGAGAGCTAGTAAGGTGAAGTAAGCCTTGGGAGGAAAAACAAGGAATGAGAGGTTTCAATCCCTGAAGCCCTTGTAAAGGAATTGGGTATTGGGCTTGGCGAGGAAATGGGAAAGggtcttttaaatgtatttggaTGGGATAGTGGTGAGTGGCTATCGAGGGGGTTGAAATATCCCAGACTTTGGGGTTAACTTCAGATTCAGAAAAAGGTACAGGAGATGGAAGTCTGTGAGAAGAAGAAGGGTGGTAttggcggggcgcagtggctcaggcctgtaatcctagctctctgggaggtcgaggcgggaggatcatttgagctcaggagttcgaaaccaacctgagcaagagcgagaccctgtctctactataaatagaaagaaattaattggccaactaatatatatagaaaaaattagccgggcatggggtgggacatgcctgtagtcccagctactcgggaggctgaggcaggaggattgcttgagcccaggagtttgaggttgctgtgagctaggctgatgccatggcactcactctagcctaggcaacaaagggagactctgtctcaaaaaaaaaaaaaaaaaaaaaaaggccggcacagtggctcacccctgtaatcctagcactctgggaggctgaggcgggcagattgctggaggtcagaagttcgaaacctgtctgagcaagagcaagaccccgactctactataaagagaaagaaattaattggccaactaatatatatagaaaaaattagcaggccatggtggtgcatgcctgtagtcccagctactcgggagcctgaggcaggaggatcacttgagcccaggagtttgaggttgctgtgagctaggctgatgccatggcactcactgtagcctgggcaacaaagcgagactctgtctcaaaaaaaaaaaagaagggtggTATTTACCTGTGACTCACCATCAGCGGGTAAGTAAATAGTAGCATGTAATTTTGAGAGAGTATTTCTTCCTAATAATGGGGTTGGGCATCAAGGGAGAACTAGAAATGAATGACTGAAGATGTCTGAGCCTAAATGGCAGGTCAAAGGGAGAGTTATTACAGGATGGGCGACAAGGCCATCAGCCCCCACAATAGAGAGAGAGGAGAGTCCTGTAGGTCCCTGGAATTTAGGCAGGGCTGAGAATGTTGCCCCTGTGTCGATGAGAAAGGAAATGGGCTCACCTGCCACCCACAGGGTCACCCGGGGACGGGATGTGGTGCCTGCTTGGGGCCGTCGTTCTGGGCACCGTCAGTCTTCTGCAGCCAGGCCTAAAAGGCTCAGTGGGGAGAGATGAGGGCTGTCCGGTTTGTTTGGAGGAAGGGATGTGGCTGTGCCTTGAGAGACTAAGCTGAGTCACCTTCCCATGGCCCCTCATTCCACAGAGGGACAAGGTCCCAGGGGTGGTTGAGGATTAGGACATTGCCTCGCCCAGTGGCCTGATTGTTTACATTTAAAACGGGCCTGGTGGTGTCACTTGCCCCCTTCCCCAGTTTGACTAGGACATTCCGGGTGTTTGTTGATGCCAACATCCGACATTTGGCCTGGTCTCTcgtttttaaagttctttctcCTCATCCCTATTATTAAATGCCTTAAAGGTGGTTTGTAACAGACCTCTTTGTAGGGTTTGAGGACCATCCTCTAATTTTTTAAGTTCGAGTCTAACGTCAGGTGTGGCTTGGGAGATAAAATACATATTGAGAAGTAAACTTCCCTCAGGAGTTCCACCGCATGGTAATGTAAGCATGGGCCTGTTCTGGGACGGTGACTGTCCACACGGCTGGACCAGGATATGTCTGTGGATTTTATTGCCATGTGCCTGGGCATGAAGCCAAACGTCTCCTTGTCTTCAGGGGATAGAGTAGAAGAAAGAATAGTGTAGAGATTGTGCCAGGTTAGATCATAAgattgagttaaataaaagagACATGCACCCGCCTGATGCCTTCTGCCCCAGCCACTTCCCTGAGCAGGCACAAACCACTTGTGGTAGAGTCTGCAGCTCTCAGGACTTGAGCAAGAAAGTGGGTAGTAccgtgtttctccaaaaataagacagggtcttatatttattttcctcaagaagacaccctagggcttattttcaggggatgtgttaattttttaaagtacggtacaacaatctacatgtattcaaatatagttaagtcgtcttcttctggaacatcatcatcactctccacaccccgaattccatcctgaatttcttgtgactctgtttcctttagaccCACCGGCCCTGATCTCTcacgtggagccacagagctgtcacgggcggatgagaagggctgctcatttcGAAAGAcgtttcccgctccgcgacgacacgcatgggctgtgcagacgcgctgcgtggccacgccgtcactagggctcattttcggggtggggcttctatttcgcgaatgcttagacatcctgctagggcttattttatgggtagggcttattttggggaaaCCCGGTAGGAGGGCTGGGAAGAGGGCAAGGAGCAGGTGGAGGGTCAGGCTGAGGGCGTATTGCAAGGGTCAGGATCGGAGGTTTCCAGTTGGTCTGgagcagagggggagggagggggaaggtcTAGAATGTAGCGGGAAGATCTGAGCAGGATTACAGCTCATACAGAGTGAGAGCAAAGAGTAAAAAGGCCTGGACATAGGGAAGCTCAGACCATTTGCCATTGTGGTGACAGAAATTGTAGTGAGACCTAGTGTTTTGAGAGGAGGAGTAGACTGAGAGTTTCCCATGTTCCTGGGAAGAGTAGGGGTCTTACAAGGCCAATTCTACTCAACTCTATGCGTCACTAGGATGAGGGAATGCGGGAGTGATGAGGCGTGAGCGCGAGTTGGAACACGGGTCCCTGTGTCCAACGAGGGCCCCAGGGGCCGAGAGCCCTCCACCTCACCAGCTGGCCTTTTGAGAGTCGAGACGAGTTGAGAAATGCTAGGGAGAGTGAGAGGTTGGGAAATGAGAAGGAGCTTATGAGCTCCCACTCACCAGGAACAGGATATCTCAGGGTGTGGATTTTGGAGGTCAGCAAGGCAGATCCACACCCCCGTCCGGTGTCTCTCTCAGCTTGGTTCAGGAGGGGCTGGGTGGACAGTTACCTTCCCTCGGCTGAGCTAGAGTGCTCCGCCTACACTCCAGGATCAGAGACAAGTTAGAGAGGGACTCCTGCCTGGCTTGGGACTTGTCCCAGCCACCTCATCAGAGACAAGGGAGGTTACTTGGCTCCAAGGGACTCTTGGTTGACCAGGGACACTGGCCTCTCTCAATTTAGTCAAAGATCCATGGAAACCTTACTGGTGACTCAGGGACTCAGAGGAAGGCAGGATTTGGGAGTGAGCCCAGCACGAGCTGCCGCTGCCTCCTGCTTCCCACGTTGCAAGCCTTGCCTGCTAGAGACCCAGAGGTCATGTCTACCCTGTGTGCCCTCCTGGGTTTTGGCACCAAATGTTAGGTCTGgagccgagagagagagacagacagacagacacacacacgagGCTTGTGTCTCTCTTTTTCATCTCCAGACCTAACAAAACCTATAATGACAtcacacctactaggatggctaatatttttaaaaaatgctaagagaacaagcatgaataaaaaagaaaagaaaaacagaaaataa harbors:
- the ZSCAN4 gene encoding zinc finger and SCAN domain-containing protein 4; the encoded protein is MASGSRNSFQKCEPTGNDLGSENLEFKPTERLVQNEEGISKFSSTQLDSFQNSNNSLARQELKRLYEFFHSWLQPEKHSKDEIISQLVLEQLVMSGHCNDRSILKEKWESSGRDREKFMEGMTDDCLKSPVLVHVCMQGQEALFSENMPLKEVIVHLTKQLSAGAPTEENMGSHFQTPHGTGQGQEDKEDGCNVSMKTTQVNDSIASQGNRISSLLIIQKESGPRPAGEGVSCENPHNFRREGRGISTPRKGPPYEDGPVDAGPGSLPTPSQASPEPAAGDQGDEGDTTRRVHQERVQGAPKSHQCEKCPKTFKYLCHFLAHQRRHKNERPFVCSECQKGFFQVSDLRVHQKIHTGEKPFACSVCQKSFSHKTNLRAHVRIHTGEKPYACSLCHRSYRQSSTYHRHMRTHEKVTLKNVPSPPEAS